The following coding sequences lie in one Polynucleobacter necessarius genomic window:
- the efp gene encoding elongation factor P → MKTAQELRVGNVVMIGADAMVVLKAEYSRSGRNSSVVKMKFKNLLTSAPNEGVYKADDKFDVVILDKKECTYSYFADPMYVFMDSDYNQYEVESEFMGDALNYLEEGMPCEVVFYEGKALSVAMPNSLIREITYTEPAVKGDTSSGKVLKTAKLATGYELQVPLFCNTGDKIEIDTRTGEYRSRAN, encoded by the coding sequence ATGAAAACAGCACAAGAACTCCGCGTTGGTAACGTAGTTATGATTGGCGCCGATGCCATGGTCGTATTAAAGGCCGAATACAGCCGCTCAGGCCGCAACTCCTCTGTTGTGAAAATGAAATTTAAGAATTTGTTAACTAGCGCGCCCAACGAAGGCGTTTACAAAGCGGATGACAAATTTGATGTCGTGATCCTAGATAAAAAAGAGTGTACTTATTCTTACTTTGCAGACCCAATGTATGTATTCATGGACAGTGATTACAACCAATATGAAGTGGAATCTGAATTCATGGGTGATGCATTGAACTACCTCGAAGAAGGTATGCCATGCGAAGTTGTATTCTACGAAGGCAAAGCGCTCTCCGTTGCAATGCCTAACTCACTCATTCGCGAGATCACTTACACAGAACCTGCAGTCAAAGGCGACACCAGCTCAGGGAAAGTATTAAAGACAGCAAAATTAGCTACTGGCTATGAATTGCAAGTGCCCTTGTTTTGCAACACTGGCGATAAGATCGAAATCGATACTCGTACTGGTGAATATCGTAGCCGCGCTAACTAA
- the acpS gene encoding holo-ACP synthase: MIIGIGTDILQISRLQAAYDRTNGRLAEKILGPDELLVFQNRLARNHKRGIAFLATRFASKEAFSKAIGLGMRMPMTWRSLQTLNEPSGKPVTSYRGALAQFMQDQNWEAQVTVSDEQDMAIAHVIVTQK; encoded by the coding sequence ATGATCATTGGCATCGGTACGGATATATTGCAGATTAGTCGTTTGCAAGCTGCCTATGATCGCACTAATGGTCGTTTGGCTGAGAAGATTTTGGGGCCAGATGAGTTATTGGTCTTTCAGAATCGTCTAGCCAGAAATCACAAGCGCGGTATTGCATTCTTGGCCACCCGATTTGCGTCAAAAGAAGCTTTTTCAAAGGCGATTGGGTTGGGAATGAGAATGCCAATGACGTGGCGTTCACTCCAGACTCTAAATGAACCTAGTGGTAAGCCTGTGACGAGTTATCGAGGTGCTTTGGCGCAATTTATGCAGGATCAAAATTGGGAAGCACAGGTGACGGTGAGTGATGAGCAAGATATGGCCATTGCTCATGTAATTGTTACGCAAAAGTAA
- the pdxJ gene encoding pyridoxine 5'-phosphate synthase — protein sequence MSIGPTLELGINIDHVATLRNARGTVYPDPLRAAKLAEDAGADLITLHLREDRRHIKDADLFALRPLIKTRMNLECAVTPEMIAIACQVKPHDVCLVPEKREEVTTEGGLDVLSHFEAVKKATQQLKDAGIRVSLFIDPEKQKIQAAQDVGATVVELHTGRYADVSGVEQAAELERIRNAASFGKSIGLRVNAGHGLHEGNVMPVAAIPELSELNIGHAIVAEALFKGWQNAIEDMKALMVRARHQDHIRPL from the coding sequence ATGAGCATAGGCCCAACCTTAGAACTTGGAATCAATATTGATCATGTTGCGACTTTGCGTAACGCGCGAGGGACTGTGTATCCAGATCCACTGCGAGCAGCTAAGTTAGCAGAAGATGCTGGCGCTGATTTAATTACCTTGCATTTACGCGAAGATCGTCGCCATATAAAGGATGCAGATCTGTTTGCTTTACGCCCCCTGATTAAAACCCGCATGAACTTGGAGTGCGCAGTTACACCCGAGATGATTGCGATTGCCTGTCAAGTGAAGCCCCACGATGTTTGCCTGGTCCCGGAGAAACGTGAAGAGGTGACTACAGAGGGTGGTTTAGATGTGCTGAGTCATTTTGAAGCAGTAAAAAAGGCAACCCAACAATTAAAAGATGCAGGCATACGGGTCTCGTTGTTTATTGATCCTGAGAAGCAGAAAATTCAGGCTGCTCAGGATGTGGGTGCCACGGTAGTCGAGCTACATACCGGCAGATATGCTGATGTATCTGGTGTAGAGCAGGCTGCTGAACTAGAGCGTATTCGTAATGCCGCAAGCTTTGGCAAGAGTATTGGCCTTCGAGTCAACGCGGGCCATGGATTGCATGAGGGCAATGTGATGCCGGTTGCAGCGATTCCTGAGTTATCGGAGTTAAATATTGGTCATGCGATTGTGGCTGAGGCTTTATTTAAGGGTTGGCAAAACGCGATTGAGGATATGAAGGCCTTAATGGTTCGAGCTCGACATCAAGACCATATCCGACCTCTTTAA
- the recO gene encoding DNA repair protein RecO, with amino-acid sequence MASIRVVDEPAFVLHSIPYKETSLILDVFTRQYGRMALIAKGAKRPRSTLRPVLQRFQPLLVSWSGKSELRTLTKSEWVGGMPFLVGDALLCGFYLNELLVKFLAREDEYEKLYDRYAQTINALSNLEFESKGLEEILRPFELSLLQETGYAAALDRCVETNQAPDADTEYVYQPERGVRPAQGDDPGHWPVLTGKSLLAIAAGDFSEAQTLSESKQLMRFLLGLHLQDRVLTTRQILIDLKKSSNLQI; translated from the coding sequence ATGGCCTCGATTCGCGTGGTTGACGAGCCTGCTTTTGTATTGCATAGCATTCCCTATAAAGAAACCAGCCTCATACTGGATGTTTTCACCCGTCAGTATGGGCGCATGGCTTTAATTGCTAAAGGCGCTAAACGTCCTCGCTCAACATTACGCCCAGTGTTGCAACGTTTTCAACCGCTCTTGGTGTCTTGGAGTGGTAAGTCTGAGCTTCGCACCCTCACTAAATCGGAGTGGGTTGGTGGCATGCCTTTCTTAGTTGGTGATGCGCTACTGTGTGGTTTCTATCTCAATGAACTGCTTGTAAAGTTTTTGGCTCGCGAGGATGAATATGAAAAACTCTACGATCGTTATGCGCAGACGATTAATGCATTATCTAATCTCGAGTTCGAATCTAAAGGCTTGGAGGAAATTCTGCGTCCATTTGAGCTCTCTCTATTGCAGGAGACTGGTTATGCTGCTGCCCTAGATCGCTGCGTGGAAACCAATCAAGCTCCTGATGCTGATACCGAGTATGTCTATCAACCCGAACGTGGCGTGCGTCCAGCCCAAGGGGATGATCCAGGGCATTGGCCGGTGCTGACCGGCAAATCCTTGCTGGCTATTGCGGCGGGTGATTTTTCAGAGGCGCAGACGCTCTCAGAAAGCAAGCAATTAATGCGCTTTCTCTTGGGATTGCATTTACAGGACCGGGTATTGACTACCCGTCAAATTTTGATTGATTTAAAAAAATCTAGTAATCTACAGATATGA